Proteins encoded by one window of Myxococcus fulvus:
- a CDS encoding ABC transporter substrate-binding protein: MKSSLFSLGLLVGLTGAGCAGLEEGEAVDPSVAEDSASQVTQGLNTQVTGTSPVTFVTSSGNVTTPYDQSATSVVAYTRDSTTGAFTAYPGSGAADGSISVPNVPSGRIYLKVGSRYLVSTGRTFDLGSTEWGRDGSFASLSTPVTVSASGLSAWQSGDYLDMYSLNPGAFGYLYGNEAGFPLAGATSFSALNFDYANMLNPLLLDSSLGDVFSLAQMRLQSSPNGVPYRSMHKVLSANLTQTEGQSASVSGTFTQPAATGTFAVDWRRSAFDALRAQVNPSAVSTYNEIWMSARPAAVGQALASISGPPLLVKLNPDALKTDIVTGNMAYNNPLPATWQKVALAAAGFTKTYSLGTATPVTMSVDIRVDQEASAFSSAPVEPLIGPVQAPLVNTRGAFQNLTGVGTDASLRWSKPLIGTATNYVVNIYRLSTSNGATVATRVTSLHTDLQSVYLPPGVLQAGQTYFAEIQSWYQPGSDLATSPFKRALPRARASVLTGMFSP; this comes from the coding sequence ATGAAAAGCTCATTGTTTTCCCTCGGTCTCCTCGTCGGACTGACGGGGGCCGGCTGCGCGGGCCTCGAGGAAGGCGAGGCGGTGGACCCCTCCGTCGCGGAGGACTCCGCTTCCCAGGTCACTCAGGGACTGAACACGCAGGTCACGGGGACGAGCCCGGTGACGTTCGTCACGTCGTCGGGCAACGTGACGACGCCCTACGACCAGTCCGCCACGTCGGTGGTGGCGTACACGCGGGATTCGACGACGGGGGCGTTCACGGCGTATCCGGGCTCGGGTGCTGCGGACGGCAGCATCTCCGTGCCCAACGTCCCCTCCGGCCGCATCTACCTGAAGGTGGGCTCGCGCTACCTGGTGAGCACGGGCCGCACGTTCGACCTGGGCTCCACGGAGTGGGGGCGTGATGGCTCCTTCGCCTCACTGTCGACCCCCGTGACGGTGTCCGCCTCCGGCCTGTCTGCCTGGCAGTCGGGGGACTATCTGGACATGTATTCGTTGAACCCGGGGGCGTTCGGCTACCTCTACGGCAACGAGGCGGGGTTCCCCCTGGCGGGCGCGACGTCGTTCTCCGCGCTGAACTTCGATTACGCCAACATGCTCAACCCCTTGCTGCTCGACAGCAGCCTCGGGGATGTGTTCTCGCTGGCCCAGATGCGGCTGCAGTCGAGCCCGAATGGCGTGCCCTACCGCTCGATGCACAAGGTGCTCAGCGCGAACCTGACGCAGACGGAGGGCCAGTCGGCCAGCGTCAGTGGGACCTTCACCCAGCCCGCCGCGACGGGCACGTTCGCGGTGGACTGGAGGCGCTCGGCGTTCGACGCCCTGCGCGCCCAGGTGAACCCGAGCGCGGTGAGCACGTACAACGAGATCTGGATGTCCGCGCGGCCGGCCGCGGTGGGCCAGGCGCTCGCGTCCATCAGCGGGCCGCCGCTCCTGGTGAAGCTCAATCCTGACGCGCTGAAGACCGACATCGTCACGGGGAACATGGCCTACAACAACCCGCTGCCGGCGACGTGGCAGAAGGTGGCGTTGGCCGCCGCGGGCTTCACGAAGACCTACTCGCTGGGGACGGCGACGCCCGTCACCATGAGCGTGGACATCCGCGTGGACCAGGAGGCGAGCGCGTTCTCCTCCGCTCCGGTGGAGCCGCTCATCGGGCCGGTACAGGCGCCGCTCGTCAACACCCGGGGCGCGTTCCAGAACCTCACGGGAGTGGGGACCGACGCCTCGCTGCGCTGGTCGAAGCCGCTGATTGGCACGGCCACCAACTACGTGGTGAACATCTACCGGCTGAGCACGAGCAACGGCGCCACCGTCGCGACTCGCGTGACGTCGTTGCACACCGATTTGCAGAGTGTGTACCTGCCGCCGGGCGTGCTCCAGGCGGGCCAGACGTACTTCGCGGAGATTCAGAGCTGGTACCAGCCCGGCTCGGACCTGGCGACGAGCCCGTTCAAGCGCGCCCTGCCCCGTGCCCGCGCCAGCGTGCTCACGGGCATGTTCAGCCCGTAG
- a CDS encoding carbohydrate ABC transporter permease has protein sequence MKQRVGLGTALAVVAFLTFFLGPFFWQVLTSLWPDGELTRPWPSHLTLESYASVLWGRPFLRVVVNSLVVAALTTGFCLVVGSAAAFALAKLEFRGKGLLLSAALAVSMFPPIATVSPLYLILRAVGLRDSLVGLALPYATFAMPLTLWVLTSFFKQLPDELYRAARVDGCTPFQAFRRVLLPLAAPGLATTAILVFIFAWNEFLFALTFLTTPEKRTVPVAISLFASEYREPWGEIAAASVVATLPLVVLTVLFQRRIVSGLTAGAVKE, from the coding sequence ATGAAGCAGCGCGTGGGATTGGGGACGGCGCTGGCGGTGGTGGCGTTCCTGACGTTCTTTTTGGGGCCGTTCTTCTGGCAGGTGCTGACGAGCCTGTGGCCGGACGGAGAGCTGACCCGGCCATGGCCGTCGCACCTGACATTGGAGAGCTACGCGAGCGTGCTGTGGGGGCGGCCGTTCCTGCGGGTGGTGGTGAACTCGCTGGTGGTGGCGGCGCTGACGACGGGGTTCTGCCTGGTGGTGGGCTCGGCGGCGGCGTTCGCGCTGGCGAAGCTGGAGTTCCGAGGCAAGGGGCTGTTGTTGAGCGCGGCCCTGGCGGTGAGCATGTTCCCGCCCATCGCGACGGTGAGCCCGCTGTATCTCATCCTGCGCGCAGTGGGGTTGCGGGACAGTCTGGTGGGCCTGGCGTTGCCCTATGCGACGTTCGCGATGCCGTTGACCTTGTGGGTGCTGACGTCGTTCTTCAAGCAGTTGCCGGATGAGCTGTATCGGGCGGCGAGGGTGGATGGGTGCACGCCGTTCCAGGCGTTCCGGAGGGTGCTGCTGCCCTTGGCGGCGCCGGGGCTCGCGACGACGGCGATATTGGTGTTCATCTTCGCGTGGAACGAGTTCCTGTTCGCGCTGACGTTTTTGACGACGCCGGAGAAGCGCACGGTGCCGGTGGCCATCAGCCTGTTCGCCAGCGAGTACCGTGAGCCGTGGGGAGAGATTGCCGCGGCCTCCGTGGTAGCCACGCTGCCCCTGGTGGTGCTGACCGTGCTGTTCCAGCGCAGGATTGTGTCCGGGCTCACCGCGGGGGCGGTGAAGGAGTAG
- a CDS encoding SGNH/GDSL hydrolase family protein, with product MSAPRITNADNNDVVFLGDSIFALSGEIQTALHAKAGGTFRNYTTSGAEIEGGVITPSVRGQFDLAETDNPNSHIVVMDGGGNDILIPTIALADPYNCKTQWYEFGRLSQSCKDYIDDIYVEVADLLNDMSTSGVTDVVYLGYYRTKFGLLNASDLDQAVDYGDQILGNACANAVVDCDFVDPRSAITNADIKADGVHPTTSGSNKIANLIWSKLEPRL from the coding sequence ATGAGCGCCCCGAGGATCACCAACGCGGACAACAACGACGTCGTGTTCCTGGGTGACTCCATCTTCGCGCTCTCGGGAGAGATTCAGACCGCCCTCCACGCCAAGGCGGGTGGGACGTTCCGCAACTACACGACCTCCGGCGCGGAGATCGAGGGCGGAGTCATCACCCCCTCCGTCCGCGGGCAGTTCGACCTCGCGGAGACCGACAATCCGAACAGCCACATCGTGGTGATGGATGGCGGCGGCAACGACATCCTCATCCCCACCATCGCGCTCGCCGACCCGTACAACTGCAAGACGCAGTGGTATGAGTTCGGCCGCCTGTCGCAGAGCTGCAAGGACTACATCGACGACATCTACGTCGAGGTCGCGGACCTGCTGAACGACATGTCGACCAGCGGCGTCACCGACGTCGTCTACCTCGGCTACTACCGCACCAAGTTCGGGCTCCTCAACGCCAGCGACCTCGACCAGGCCGTCGACTACGGAGACCAGATTCTCGGTAACGCGTGCGCGAACGCAGTCGTCGACTGCGACTTCGTCGACCCCCGGTCGGCCATCACCAACGCCGACATCAAGGCCGACGGCGTCCACCCGACGACCTCGGGCTCGAACAAGATCGCCAACCTCATCTGGTCCAAGCTGGAGCCGCGGCTCTGA
- a CDS encoding carbohydrate ABC transporter permease produces MSGPVRGSLERERRQAYWLVAPAVVVLAGVALYPILAAVWLSLHRFILVFGERRFVGLGNYAYLLGDARFWSALGNTAYFTAAAVTVELLLAVPLALLLQKSFPGRGLLRASVLVPWAIPTVVSARLWAWMFNPDYGLINRLLLGQDINWLGAPGYALHAAILVDVWKTTPFVALLVLAGLQGIPEDLYKAARVDGASPWRIFRSITLPLLKPALLLAVLFRSLDAFRVFDAIYVLTEGGPANTTETLSIYAYKTLMRSGDFGYGSTLSVATFLCVVVLAAVWLKLLGREERAR; encoded by the coding sequence ATGAGCGGGCCGGTGCGTGGCTCGTTGGAGCGGGAGCGGCGGCAGGCGTACTGGCTGGTGGCGCCGGCGGTGGTGGTGCTCGCAGGCGTGGCGCTGTACCCGATTCTCGCGGCGGTGTGGCTGAGCCTGCACCGCTTCATCCTCGTGTTCGGCGAGCGGAGGTTCGTGGGGCTGGGGAACTACGCGTACCTGTTGGGGGACGCGCGGTTCTGGTCCGCGCTGGGGAACACGGCGTACTTCACGGCGGCGGCGGTGACGGTGGAGCTGCTGCTCGCGGTGCCGCTGGCGCTGTTGCTCCAGAAGTCGTTCCCGGGGCGGGGCTTGTTGCGCGCCTCGGTGCTGGTGCCGTGGGCGATTCCCACCGTGGTGAGCGCGAGGCTGTGGGCGTGGATGTTCAATCCGGACTACGGGCTCATCAATCGCTTGCTGCTCGGGCAGGACATCAACTGGCTGGGGGCGCCGGGGTACGCGCTGCACGCGGCGATACTGGTGGACGTGTGGAAGACGACGCCCTTCGTGGCGCTGTTGGTGTTGGCGGGGCTGCAAGGGATTCCGGAGGACCTGTACAAGGCGGCGCGGGTGGACGGCGCGTCACCGTGGCGCATCTTCCGTTCCATCACGCTGCCGTTGCTCAAGCCGGCGCTGTTGTTGGCGGTGTTGTTCCGCTCGTTGGATGCGTTCCGGGTGTTCGACGCCATCTACGTGCTGACGGAGGGCGGGCCGGCGAACACGACGGAGACGTTGAGCATCTACGCGTACAAGACGCTGATGCGCTCGGGGGACTTCGGGTACGGGAGCACGTTGTCGGTGGCGACGTTCCTGTGCGTGGTGGTGCTGGCGGCGGTGTGGCTCAAGCTCTTGGGGCGTGAGGAGCGGGCGCGATGA
- a CDS encoding ABC transporter substrate-binding protein, which translates to MVRPFLFSLVLGLVLVTLGCRRGEGERERGARLVLKYQPLWGPPEPFRELLAGFEKAHPGVTLVTEALPNSSDLAHQFFLTSLEGGAADFDVLVADVVWVPEFARAGWIADLSEAFPPERLREEFLPGPVEAVVVDGKTYAVPWYLDVGVLYYRTDLVPRAPRTYAELERFALEAKAKAPGVQGFVWQGRQYEGLSCNVYEALWGHGGQALGEGGRVLLDTEAGREALGYLRGLLTRGVSPETVMGFGEEEARRVFQEGRAVFMRNWPYAWSEAQKEGSPIRGKVGMAPLPTVSGEPGFGTLGGYQLAVNARVSPERKKLAEKLIAHLTSPEANLVLAVHYARNPPRAAVYDDARLKQSSPFIASLREMVERARPRPVTPYYNLISDVLQSEFSAAVAGIRSPEEALGRAQKQVDHLMGEGR; encoded by the coding sequence ATGGTTCGCCCGTTCCTCTTCTCGCTCGTGCTGGGGCTCGTCCTTGTCACGCTGGGGTGTCGGCGCGGGGAGGGTGAGCGCGAGCGGGGGGCGCGGCTGGTGTTGAAGTATCAGCCGTTGTGGGGGCCGCCGGAGCCGTTCCGGGAGCTGCTCGCGGGCTTCGAGAAGGCGCACCCCGGGGTGACGTTGGTGACGGAGGCGTTGCCGAACTCGTCGGACCTGGCGCACCAGTTCTTCCTCACGTCGTTGGAGGGCGGGGCGGCGGACTTCGACGTGCTGGTGGCGGACGTGGTGTGGGTGCCGGAGTTCGCGCGGGCGGGGTGGATCGCGGACCTGTCCGAGGCCTTCCCGCCGGAGCGGCTGCGCGAGGAGTTCCTGCCGGGGCCGGTGGAGGCGGTGGTGGTGGACGGGAAGACGTACGCGGTGCCGTGGTACCTGGACGTGGGGGTGCTGTACTACCGGACGGATTTGGTGCCTCGGGCGCCGCGCACGTACGCGGAGCTGGAGCGGTTCGCGTTGGAGGCGAAGGCGAAGGCGCCGGGGGTGCAGGGCTTCGTGTGGCAGGGACGGCAGTACGAGGGCCTGAGCTGCAACGTGTACGAGGCGCTGTGGGGGCACGGTGGGCAGGCGTTGGGGGAGGGCGGGCGCGTGTTGTTGGACACGGAGGCGGGGCGCGAGGCGCTCGGGTATCTGCGCGGGCTGCTGACGCGCGGGGTGTCTCCGGAGACGGTGATGGGGTTCGGCGAGGAGGAGGCGCGGCGCGTGTTCCAGGAGGGGCGCGCGGTGTTCATGCGCAACTGGCCGTATGCGTGGAGCGAGGCGCAGAAGGAGGGCTCGCCGATTCGCGGCAAGGTGGGCATGGCGCCCCTGCCCACGGTGAGCGGGGAGCCTGGGTTTGGAACGCTGGGTGGGTATCAGCTCGCGGTGAACGCGAGGGTGTCACCGGAGCGGAAGAAGCTCGCGGAGAAGCTCATCGCGCACCTGACGTCGCCGGAGGCGAACCTGGTGCTGGCGGTGCACTACGCGCGCAACCCGCCGAGAGCGGCGGTGTATGACGATGCGAGGTTGAAACAGAGCTCACCGTTCATCGCGAGCCTGCGGGAGATGGTGGAGCGCGCGCGGCCCCGGCCGGTGACGCCGTACTACAACCTGATTTCGGATGTGTTGCAGAGCGAGTTCTCCGCGGCGGTGGCGGGGATTCGCTCGCCCGAGGAGGCCCTGGGGCGCGCGCAGAAGCAGGTGGACCACCTGATGGGGGAGGGGCGATGA